From one Ignavibacteria bacterium genomic stretch:
- the mnmG gene encoding tRNA uridine-5-carboxymethylaminomethyl(34) synthesis enzyme MnmG produces MTNIYDVLVVGGGHAGIEAAMACTRIGVRTALVSMEVNTIGRLSCNPSIGGSAKGHLAKEIDALGGVMARLADLSGIQFKLLNTSKGPAVWSPRCQNDKDLYPLFAQNLLLSTPDLHIIRETVTEIIVEKGSVAGIRTESGETIRSQAVILCSGTFLNAVMWTGMEETAGGRFGERSSNSISDLLASYGLEKGRLKTGTPPRIDSISVDYSQLKSVPGDDSPLPLSIQTHKVRNTVTCWQTTTCSDTHEILRAGFDKSPMFTGAIKGSGPRYCPSIEDKISRFSDKPFHTIVLEPETLRGDTLYVNGFSTSLPMDIQQRGLRSIPGLEKCSVSRFGYAVEYDFFYPYQLKCTLESKAIKGLFLAGQVNGTSGYEEAASQGLIAGINAARMILDQEPFTLGRNEAYIGVLIDDLVNKNTNEPYRIFTSLAEFRLLLRIDTVYDRLLPKGREIGLIGNAAYSKYCRTRDLLSLIAEESERKVSTDVANSILLKADEEPVTETTVISTLVKRPKVSLLDALKSNSMIPVSVLEEHSGAVDQIQHTIKYQGYIDKQLRDVERMKEIENIRIPESFSYNNIRSLSLEAREKLEKIRPSSIGQASRISGVSASDISVLTVYLGR; encoded by the coding sequence ATGACAAATATTTACGATGTTTTAGTAGTAGGCGGCGGTCACGCCGGAATTGAAGCAGCAATGGCATGCACTCGTATTGGCGTACGAACTGCCTTGGTTTCGATGGAAGTCAACACGATAGGACGCCTTTCGTGTAATCCGTCTATTGGTGGTAGCGCAAAGGGTCACCTGGCAAAAGAAATTGACGCTCTTGGCGGCGTTATGGCCCGTCTGGCAGACTTATCAGGAATACAATTTAAGCTCCTAAACACCTCCAAGGGTCCTGCTGTCTGGTCACCTCGTTGTCAGAATGACAAGGACCTCTATCCTCTATTTGCTCAAAATCTTCTACTTAGTACCCCTGATCTACACATAATTCGAGAAACTGTTACTGAGATTATCGTTGAAAAAGGTTCTGTAGCAGGAATTCGGACAGAAAGCGGTGAAACTATTCGCTCACAGGCCGTGATATTGTGTTCGGGAACGTTTTTAAACGCGGTTATGTGGACGGGTATGGAAGAAACCGCCGGTGGACGTTTTGGGGAGAGATCATCTAACTCAATATCTGACCTTCTGGCGTCGTATGGATTAGAAAAGGGACGATTGAAAACCGGTACTCCGCCAAGAATTGACTCAATTTCTGTTGACTACAGCCAGTTAAAATCTGTACCCGGCGACGACAGCCCCCTTCCACTTTCAATTCAGACCCATAAGGTCAGAAACACCGTAACATGTTGGCAAACAACAACTTGCAGTGATACGCATGAAATTTTACGAGCAGGATTTGACAAAAGCCCAATGTTTACGGGTGCAATCAAAGGAAGCGGACCACGATACTGCCCTTCTATCGAGGATAAAATTTCTCGATTTTCCGACAAGCCGTTTCACACAATCGTCTTAGAGCCGGAAACATTGCGGGGCGACACTCTTTATGTAAACGGATTTTCTACCAGTTTACCGATGGACATTCAGCAGCGTGGTCTGCGGTCCATTCCTGGTTTAGAAAAATGCAGCGTTTCTCGGTTTGGGTATGCTGTAGAATACGATTTTTTCTATCCGTATCAGTTAAAATGTACGCTTGAGTCAAAGGCTATAAAGGGGCTTTTTCTTGCAGGACAGGTTAACGGGACGTCGGGGTACGAAGAAGCTGCTTCACAGGGACTCATTGCGGGAATCAATGCTGCCAGGATGATTTTGGATCAGGAACCATTTACCCTGGGCAGAAACGAGGCATATATCGGTGTTCTTATCGATGATTTGGTGAATAAGAATACAAACGAACCGTACAGGATTTTTACATCATTGGCTGAGTTCAGACTCTTACTAAGGATTGATACTGTTTACGACAGACTTCTGCCTAAAGGGAGAGAAATAGGTCTTATTGGTAATGCTGCATACAGTAAGTACTGTAGGACCAGAGACCTGTTATCTCTAATTGCCGAAGAATCGGAACGAAAAGTCAGCACCGATGTTGCAAATTCAATTCTGCTTAAGGCGGACGAGGAGCCGGTAACAGAAACAACCGTGATTTCAACCTTGGTTAAACGGCCAAAAGTATCTCTGCTGGATGCCCTCAAGTCCAACTCGATGATTCCCGTATCAGTCCTGGAAGAACATTCTGGTGCAGTGGATCAGATTCAGCATACAATCAAATACCAGGGATATATCGATAAACAACTACGCGATGTTGAACGAATGAAGGAAATCGAGAATATTCGTATTCCGGAGTCGTTCTCGTATAACAATATCCGTTCGTTGTCTTTAGAGGCCCGTGAAAAACTCGAAAAAATACGGCCGTCAAGTATCGGGCAGGCGTCACGAATTTCTGGGGTATCAGCGAGCGACATATCTGTGTTGACAGTGTATTTGGGTCGCTGA
- a CDS encoding N-acetyltransferase has product MDQGFEIRPLESGDFEEFLEIQKLALLSAPDVFGSDYSRFDSLSILNKEQRFVRYLLFPYQYILGAVTPSGTVVGMVGFSCDNSSSKIKHKAKIWGLYVVPEQRGKGVASLLVNTVLNEAIDIGVELVQLSVSTQNRASYSLYLRLGFTVYGTEPRSMKVDDQYIDEYLMVKIL; this is encoded by the coding sequence ATGGACCAAGGTTTTGAAATTCGTCCACTTGAATCGGGTGACTTTGAGGAGTTCCTTGAAATACAGAAACTTGCTCTCCTCTCGGCTCCCGATGTGTTTGGATCAGACTATAGCAGGTTTGACAGCCTTTCAATTTTAAACAAGGAACAACGGTTTGTAAGGTACCTTCTGTTCCCCTACCAGTATATTCTTGGCGCTGTGACGCCTAGTGGTACGGTTGTTGGGATGGTTGGGTTCTCGTGTGATAACAGCAGCTCAAAAATCAAGCACAAGGCAAAAATCTGGGGACTGTACGTTGTTCCTGAGCAAAGAGGCAAGGGGGTTGCGTCACTCTTGGTTAACACCGTGCTAAATGAGGCAATCGACATAGGCGTTGAGCTAGTTCAGCTTTCAGTAAGTACCCAAAACAGAGCGTCGTATTCGTTATATCTGCGTTTAGGTTTTACTGTATATGGAACCGAACCGCGGTCAATGAAGGTCGACGATCAATATATCGATGAATATCTGATGGTCAAAATTCTATAA
- a CDS encoding M42 family metallopeptidase: protein MSVPTTDWLTQLLNIDSPTGFTENAVSYIEQSFFSMGYSVRRTRKGALVVSKHPKPKLCIAAHTDTLGFIVSGVNANGTLQISTLGSPLLPVFDGCYVRVYGRTGTVSTGTLLLNNPSAHANKNAATSERSISNMHVRLDETCSSADCVSALGIGTGCFIAVEPRVVVTRNGYIKSHFLDNKAGCAVLFELSGKLDLMAGTFPVEFFFSTYEEVGHGGAAGYSDSVEELLIIDMGVVGDGCSGTETKVSICAKDSGGPYDYSLTNALIQIAIKNSIDHVVDIYPFYSSDGTAAWRAGIDVPVALIGPGVSGSHGIERTHTQGISATADLCAAFIKHRFT from the coding sequence ATGAGTGTACCTACGACTGACTGGCTTACTCAGTTACTGAATATTGACTCTCCGACAGGATTTACCGAGAATGCTGTTTCGTATATCGAACAGTCGTTTTTTTCAATGGGATATTCGGTCCGACGGACAAGGAAAGGGGCTTTGGTTGTTTCAAAGCATCCCAAGCCCAAATTATGTATTGCCGCACATACCGATACCCTTGGATTCATCGTTTCTGGTGTAAATGCCAACGGAACATTACAAATATCTACCTTGGGAAGCCCCTTACTCCCAGTCTTTGACGGATGTTACGTGCGCGTTTATGGTCGAACCGGCACTGTCAGCACCGGAACCTTGCTTTTAAACAACCCTTCGGCCCATGCCAATAAGAACGCAGCTACAAGCGAACGTTCTATAAGCAATATGCATGTTCGGCTGGATGAGACCTGTTCAAGTGCCGATTGTGTTAGTGCGCTGGGTATTGGAACCGGCTGCTTTATTGCTGTTGAACCCCGCGTTGTTGTTACCCGCAACGGATATATAAAAAGTCATTTTTTGGATAATAAGGCCGGTTGTGCGGTATTATTTGAGCTTTCCGGTAAATTGGATTTGATGGCCGGGACCTTTCCGGTTGAATTTTTCTTCTCAACATACGAGGAAGTTGGGCACGGTGGAGCCGCGGGGTATTCAGATTCAGTCGAAGAGCTCCTGATCATTGATATGGGTGTTGTTGGCGATGGCTGCAGCGGAACTGAAACAAAAGTGTCGATATGTGCTAAAGACTCGGGCGGCCCTTATGATTACTCCTTAACAAATGCCCTAATTCAAATTGCCATAAAAAACAGTATTGACCATGTTGTTGATATTTACCCGTTCTATAGTTCGGATGGTACAGCAGCTTGGAGAGCTGGTATTGATGTGCCGGTAGCCTTAATAGGCCCAGGCGTTTCCGGTTCACATGGGATTGAGCGAACGCATACACAAGGAATCAGTGCTACGGCTGATTTATGTGCTGCTTTTATCAAACATCGGTTTACGTGA
- the serS gene encoding serine--tRNA ligase — protein MIDIRLLRDSPELVRENCRRKLTDASLVDSAYNADIRRRELIKEVENLKASRNSASMEVATLKKSGNNADHIIEQVRVIGDRIKDLDDVLRSVDAELEQAMLLIPNMAHESVPTGKSADDNVEVRRHGSCSERSFRLDHIQLGANKGIIDFDKGAKVTGSGFGYLTGLGAKLERALINYSLDKASAAGYTEIVPPFVANPQSFIGTAQLPKSADDMYFIEKDNLYLIPTAEVTITNFHRDDVLAGSTLPRTYCGYSACFRREAGSYGKDTRGFLRVHQFNKVELVQFAHPDESYSILEEMVHHVENMLVELGLTYRVLLLCSGDMTFGGAKTYDLEVWAPAEQRWLEVSSCTNFETFQARRANIRFKADSNTKPEFVHTLNGSGLAIPRILVSLLEQHQQEDGSVNIPEVLKPYCGFDVIP, from the coding sequence ATGATCGATATCCGATTGCTGAGAGATTCCCCAGAGCTGGTACGGGAAAATTGCAGAAGAAAACTAACGGATGCCTCCTTAGTTGATTCTGCATATAACGCGGACATCCGTCGACGCGAACTAATTAAAGAAGTTGAAAATTTAAAAGCTTCCAGAAACTCTGCATCTATGGAAGTTGCGACGTTAAAAAAGTCCGGCAACAATGCCGATCACATAATCGAACAGGTGCGGGTAATCGGAGACAGGATTAAAGATCTTGATGACGTACTACGTTCTGTAGATGCCGAACTAGAACAGGCAATGTTGCTTATTCCGAACATGGCTCACGAGTCTGTGCCAACCGGAAAATCTGCTGATGATAACGTTGAAGTTCGCCGTCACGGATCCTGCTCCGAACGCAGTTTTCGTCTTGACCATATTCAGCTTGGTGCCAATAAAGGTATAATTGATTTTGATAAAGGAGCAAAGGTCACCGGTAGCGGTTTTGGATATCTTACTGGTTTAGGTGCCAAGCTCGAACGAGCCCTTATCAACTATTCCCTCGATAAGGCCTCAGCAGCTGGTTATACAGAGATAGTTCCTCCGTTTGTTGCCAATCCACAGTCGTTTATTGGCACTGCCCAGCTTCCTAAAAGCGCCGATGATATGTACTTTATCGAAAAAGATAATTTGTACTTAATCCCTACGGCCGAGGTTACAATCACGAACTTCCACCGGGATGATGTGTTAGCCGGTAGTACCCTCCCAAGAACCTACTGCGGTTACTCAGCCTGCTTTCGTCGGGAGGCCGGTAGCTACGGTAAAGACACTCGGGGTTTTCTTCGAGTTCATCAGTTCAATAAAGTTGAACTTGTTCAGTTTGCACATCCCGACGAGTCGTACTCAATTTTAGAAGAAATGGTACACCATGTAGAAAATATGCTTGTTGAACTTGGTCTTACCTACAGGGTTCTGCTTTTATGCAGTGGCGATATGACGTTTGGTGGAGCAAAAACCTACGACCTTGAAGTATGGGCTCCTGCAGAACAGCGTTGGCTTGAGGTAAGTTCATGCACAAACTTTGAAACGTTTCAGGCTCGAAGGGCAAATATCCGCTTTAAAGCTGACTCAAACACAAAACCGGAGTTTGTTCATACCCTTAATGGATCCGGTCTTGCAATTCCCCGAATTCTGGTGTCGCTGCTTGAACAGCACCAGCAAGAAGATGGATCGGTAAACATTCCGGAAGTTCTGAAACCATACTGCGGTTTTGATGTGATTCCATAA
- a CDS encoding insulinase family protein: MSHLHPIQTKLANGIPVVVTPLPDSQLVTVYVGYSVGSRHEVPGSFGIAHLFEHLMFDNGGDGTKKQYDKLCTRVGGFNNAYTTYDFTAYHITLPAHELELGLWLESERLRSFTITDDDLKIQKGVVTEEIKQNILNQPYSGLRSELDKIAYSHDHGYSKNVYGNIDDITNLTMDTIRDFFIKFYNTLNVTISVAGCIDANQVIRLSEETFGRIKPVVFSEGKNNTTLAKYTNQHSIVTDNVPVPAVIVAFHLPGMTSDEMYNADLLATLIGSGKNSYLYRELVVNKQIASEVGCYVDKRLLGSLLICYAYATSSKISSGQLTESILYAIKTAQVGQDDLASAKARVVTDTIAQTEGSEIVAESVAWFSMFKQTPEEINNQKRLYESRNIETVQDLVSVYMKPEQMLQVEVIPLT, from the coding sequence ATGTCACACTTACACCCTATTCAAACCAAACTTGCTAACGGAATTCCCGTTGTTGTGACCCCTTTACCGGATTCTCAGCTGGTGACGGTGTATGTAGGGTATTCGGTGGGAAGCAGGCATGAGGTACCCGGTTCATTTGGTATTGCACATCTGTTCGAGCATTTAATGTTTGATAATGGAGGTGATGGTACAAAAAAACAGTACGACAAGTTATGCACCAGAGTAGGAGGGTTCAACAATGCATATACCACATATGATTTTACAGCCTATCATATCACGCTGCCGGCACATGAGCTAGAACTAGGCTTATGGCTGGAGTCAGAAAGACTCCGTTCCTTTACTATTACGGATGATGATCTGAAGATTCAGAAAGGAGTTGTTACTGAAGAAATTAAACAAAACATATTAAATCAACCATATTCAGGATTACGGTCTGAACTTGACAAGATAGCGTACTCACACGATCACGGCTACTCAAAAAATGTGTACGGAAATATCGATGATATTACGAATCTTACAATGGACACCATCCGTGATTTTTTCATAAAATTTTATAACACTCTGAATGTTACTATATCGGTAGCAGGCTGTATAGATGCAAACCAGGTAATCAGACTTTCTGAGGAAACGTTTGGTCGGATAAAACCGGTGGTATTCTCAGAAGGGAAAAACAACACCACATTAGCCAAATACACCAATCAACATTCAATAGTTACCGACAATGTTCCGGTTCCGGCTGTGATTGTAGCGTTTCATCTTCCAGGCATGACAAGTGATGAAATGTATAATGCTGACTTGCTTGCAACGCTTATCGGTAGCGGGAAAAACTCATATTTATATCGTGAATTAGTTGTGAATAAGCAGATTGCCTCCGAGGTAGGCTGTTATGTTGACAAGCGACTTTTAGGCAGTTTACTTATTTGTTATGCATACGCCACGTCTAGCAAAATATCGTCAGGTCAGCTGACGGAATCAATACTATACGCTATCAAGACAGCGCAGGTAGGACAGGATGATTTAGCGTCCGCAAAGGCACGCGTTGTTACCGACACCATTGCACAAACTGAGGGTTCGGAGATTGTAGCAGAATCGGTAGCGTGGTTTTCGATGTTTAAGCAGACACCGGAAGAAATTAACAATCAGAAAAGACTCTATGAAAGCCGAAACATCGAAACAGTCCAGGATTTGGTCTCCGTCTATATGAAGCCAGAGCAAATGTTACAGGTAGAAGTTATTCCGCTGACTTAG
- a CDS encoding DNA starvation/stationary phase protection protein yields MSKTNTIGITTAKATLIADELNELLANYSVFYQNVRGFHWNIRGDRFFELHAKFEELYTDLHIKIDEIAERVLTVGGIPLHTFESYLQISAIKPAEHIKEGKRCVQRILSAFTTILLLERELLEIAQKANDEGTAAMMSEYIQQQEKLVWMYSAYLG; encoded by the coding sequence ATGTCAAAAACTAATACGATTGGTATTACAACTGCCAAGGCAACACTCATCGCGGACGAATTAAACGAACTGTTAGCCAATTATTCCGTTTTTTATCAAAATGTTCGTGGTTTTCACTGGAATATTCGTGGTGATCGGTTTTTTGAACTCCATGCGAAGTTTGAAGAATTATATACAGATCTTCATATAAAAATCGATGAGATTGCTGAGCGTGTATTAACAGTTGGTGGAATTCCGTTGCACACATTTGAGTCCTATTTGCAGATCAGTGCTATCAAACCTGCTGAACACATTAAGGAGGGAAAGCGCTGTGTTCAACGGATTTTGAGTGCGTTTACTACAATCCTACTTCTCGAGCGTGAGTTGCTTGAAATAGCACAAAAGGCAAATGATGAAGGCACTGCAGCAATGATGTCTGAATATATCCAACAGCAAGAAAAGCTTGTCTGGATGTATTCCGCTTATCTGGGGTAA